One region of Oncorhynchus masou masou isolate Uvic2021 unplaced genomic scaffold, UVic_Omas_1.1 unplaced_scaffold_653, whole genome shotgun sequence genomic DNA includes:
- the LOC135536707 gene encoding uncharacterized protein LOC135536707 codes for MDRLCIALITFLCAVSSSQDGISAAEVELRVRPGDNITLYCDCNRTTGVYIMWYRNCSHKYQPPLVISTKVLSYISPPGYNVVWNLSNNSYDLLIENITESDLGLYYCGTKENKVVDVGGKEGIKQKELYHYGNITTRISLDISPPESSSSSPDVDCGLCWMLLFSLCPVSALLSLFCVYSFCRTTAPTETQVPLNRTTSRGSDSREQTTVRYLRIH; via the exons ATGGACAGGCTGTGTATCGCTCTGATTACATTCTTAT gtgctgtgtcCTCCAGTCAGGATGGgatctctgcagcagaggtggaGCTGAGAGTCCGACCAGGAGACAACATCACTCTCTACTGTGACTGTAACAGAACTACTGGAGTTTATATTATGTGGTATAGGAACTGTTCTCACAAGTACCAGCCTCCTCTAGTTATTTCAACTAAGGTGTTGAGTTACATCTCTCCACCTGGATATAATGTGGTGTGGAACCTCTCTAACAACTCCTATGATCTACTGATTGAGAACATCACTGAGTCTGACCTGGGACTCTACTACTGTGGGACGAAGGAGAACAAGGTCGTGGATGTTGGAGGGAAAGAAGGAATTAAACAGAAAGAGTTGTACCACTATGGAAACATCACCACTAGGATTTCACTTG ACATCAGTCCTCCtgagtcctcttcctcctcccctgatGTAGACTGTGGTCTGTGTTGGATGTTGCTGTTCAGTCTGTGTCCTgtgtctgctctcctctcccttttctgTGTCTACTCCTTCTGCAGAACAACAG CTCCAACTGAGACTCAGGTTCCTCTGAACAGGACGACCAGCAGGGGAAGTGACAGCAGAGAGCAGACTACAGTCAGA taccTACGCATCCATTAA